The following proteins are encoded in a genomic region of Sulfurimonas sp. HSL3-7:
- the nfo gene encoding deoxyribonuclease IV — protein sequence MPSRKFVGAHTSAAGGVFNAPLNAMEIGAKAFALFTKNQRQWAAKPLDTETIDLFKKNLELSGILPKHVLPHDSYLINLGHPEADKRAKSFDAFVDEVERCMLLGLDRLNFHPGSHLKKHSEEACLDAIAENMNRTLERTSGVSLVLENTAGQGSNLGWKFEHLAHIIDKIEDKSRVGVCIDTCHMFTAGYDIRTKEVYDATWGEFEKVIGFNYLMGMHINDSKPDLGSHVDRHDSIGKGKIGLDAFGFIMNDERMDDIPLILETIDETIWAEEIKLLYSLEEK from the coding sequence ATGCCGAGTCGTAAATTTGTCGGGGCGCATACTTCAGCTGCAGGCGGGGTATTCAACGCCCCGCTCAATGCGATGGAGATCGGGGCGAAAGCCTTTGCTCTCTTTACCAAGAACCAGCGCCAATGGGCGGCAAAACCGCTTGATACGGAGACGATCGATCTTTTTAAAAAGAATCTTGAACTCAGCGGCATCCTGCCCAAACATGTCCTGCCGCATGACTCCTACCTGATCAACCTTGGCCACCCGGAGGCGGACAAGCGTGCCAAGTCTTTTGACGCCTTTGTCGATGAGGTCGAACGCTGTATGCTGCTGGGGCTGGACCGTCTCAACTTTCACCCGGGTTCGCACCTTAAAAAGCACAGTGAAGAGGCGTGTCTCGATGCCATTGCCGAGAACATGAACCGCACGCTTGAGCGGACATCGGGGGTCAGCCTCGTTCTTGAGAACACCGCGGGGCAGGGGAGCAACCTCGGCTGGAAGTTCGAGCATCTCGCCCATATCATCGACAAGATCGAAGACAAGTCGCGTGTCGGGGTCTGCATCGATACCTGTCACATGTTCACCGCGGGTTACGATATCCGCACCAAAGAGGTTTACGATGCGACCTGGGGCGAGTTCGAGAAGGTCATCGGGTTCAACTACCTGATGGGGATGCATATCAACGACTCCAAACCCGACCTCGGTTCGCATGTGGACCGTCACGACAGCATCGGCAAGGGGAAGATCGGCCTGGATGCGTTCGGGTTTATTATGAACGATGAGCGTATGGATGACATCCCGCTTATTCTTGAGACGATCGACGAAACGATCTGGGCCGAAGAGATCAAGCTGCTGTATTCGCTCGAAGAGAAGTAA
- a CDS encoding HD domain-containing phosphohydrolase encodes MSFEEKKFHILTIDDAQTNRIMIEKILKDAGYTVTSVSSGLEAIELLHEGLTADLILLDIIMEEMNGFETCQIIKKSKKAMAEIPVIFLTAMSDIEGISNGFEVGGVDYITKPFQKVELLARIKTHLKLKHYQDQEIEQTQRELIYTIARITDVHSLETGNHIKRVSEYARLLAILAGYDEEKAEIFQLASAMHDVGKIGIPDAIVNKPGTLTDEEITVMQRHPDIGYEILSQSTRPLLKASAIVAQQHHEHYDGTGYPRGLKGKEIHILGRIAALADVFDALDTPRSYKKRWESSEILAFIQQESGKHFDPQLVELFINNFGRFKKIRDTFPD; translated from the coding sequence ATGTCATTTGAAGAAAAAAAGTTTCATATTCTCACGATTGACGATGCGCAGACCAACCGCATCATGATCGAAAAGATTCTCAAGGATGCCGGTTACACCGTCACCTCTGTTTCAAGTGGTTTAGAGGCGATCGAGTTATTGCACGAGGGGCTTACGGCCGATCTGATCCTGCTTGACATCATCATGGAGGAGATGAACGGATTTGAAACCTGCCAAATCATCAAAAAATCCAAAAAGGCGATGGCCGAGATTCCCGTGATCTTTTTAACGGCGATGTCGGATATAGAGGGAATCAGCAACGGTTTTGAGGTCGGCGGAGTGGACTATATCACCAAACCGTTTCAAAAAGTTGAACTTCTTGCCCGCATCAAGACCCATCTTAAACTCAAGCACTATCAGGACCAGGAGATCGAACAGACCCAGCGCGAACTGATCTATACCATCGCCCGCATCACCGATGTCCACAGTCTCGAGACAGGCAACCATATTAAACGGGTCTCCGAGTACGCCAGACTGCTTGCCATACTGGCCGGTTACGATGAGGAAAAAGCTGAGATCTTTCAACTTGCCTCCGCAATGCATGATGTCGGCAAGATCGGTATTCCCGATGCCATCGTAAACAAACCCGGAACACTCACCGATGAAGAGATCACTGTTATGCAAAGACATCCCGATATCGGCTATGAGATTCTCTCGCAATCCACGCGTCCTCTGCTGAAAGCATCTGCCATTGTTGCACAGCAGCACCATGAACATTACGACGGCACCGGCTATCCTCGCGGTCTTAAAGGCAAAGAGATCCACATACTTGGACGGATCGCGGCCCTGGCCGATGTCTTCGATGCGCTCGACACACCGCGCTCTTATAAAAAACGCTGGGAATCATCTGAAATACTCGCCTTTATTCAACAAGAGAGCGGCAAACATTTTGACCCGCAGCTGGTGGAGCTTTTTATCAATAATTTCGGCCGCTTTAAAAAGATCCGCGATACATTCCCGGACTAG
- a CDS encoding outer membrane protein transport protein, which translates to MKKLLVVSAVAATSLMASGYKIPEQSLNSTALSGAYVSNTSAADAAYYNPANMAFMSSDKHLELNAMYIHLNPIEFSGSVGGSEDHTAESASEDFVIPQIYVVSTPLDENEDFRLGLSVNAPAGLSKRWPSGVEAAFAEEFTLKVIEVNPTLSYRIMDNLAIAVGARFVYSEGIIKTSSEGGGLDLEGNSWDLGYNLALSYKPYESWGMALTYRSNVDLTEEGGDTFTHPTYGTMTTPASVTVPLPAVLTIATDVDVTDSTNLELVYERAFWSAYDELNIKIPAFGTLPGQPADKSWEDTNTVRLGLTQELDDYFDLMLGLAYDETPVPEKTLGFELPDSNAIIFSGGIRWAVNDAFDIGAAVLYDAKEDRTVSSDTIDGTFSGSSALLVSVGLGYRF; encoded by the coding sequence ATGAAAAAACTACTAGTTGTCTCAGCAGTCGCTGCAACATCACTTATGGCATCTGGATACAAGATCCCGGAGCAGTCGCTGAACTCGACGGCACTTTCCGGTGCGTATGTGTCCAATACATCTGCTGCGGACGCCGCGTATTACAACCCTGCGAACATGGCTTTTATGAGTTCGGACAAGCATCTTGAGTTGAATGCGATGTATATTCACCTTAATCCGATCGAGTTCAGCGGATCAGTAGGCGGCTCTGAAGATCATACGGCAGAGAGTGCATCGGAAGACTTCGTTATCCCGCAGATCTATGTTGTTAGCACACCTCTTGATGAAAATGAGGATTTTAGACTTGGTCTTTCTGTCAATGCACCGGCAGGGCTTTCCAAGCGCTGGCCTAGCGGGGTTGAAGCTGCATTTGCAGAAGAGTTCACGCTGAAAGTGATCGAGGTGAATCCTACCCTTTCATATAGGATCATGGACAATCTTGCTATCGCTGTCGGTGCCCGTTTCGTCTATTCTGAAGGCATTATTAAAACTTCATCTGAAGGGGGAGGACTTGATTTAGAGGGCAATAGCTGGGATCTGGGGTACAACCTGGCGCTTTCCTACAAACCGTACGAGAGTTGGGGTATGGCGCTAACCTACCGTTCCAATGTCGATTTGACGGAAGAAGGGGGCGATACATTTACCCACCCTACCTATGGTACTATGACCACTCCTGCTTCGGTGACAGTGCCGTTACCTGCTGTGTTGACTATTGCCACAGATGTCGATGTGACAGACAGCACAAATTTAGAGCTTGTCTATGAAAGAGCATTCTGGTCAGCGTATGACGAGTTAAATATTAAGATCCCTGCTTTTGGTACGTTGCCAGGGCAGCCTGCTGATAAAAGCTGGGAAGATACAAACACCGTCCGCCTGGGTCTGACGCAGGAACTGGATGATTATTTTGATCTGATGCTGGGGCTGGCATATGATGAGACGCCGGTTCCGGAGAAGACACTTGGATTCGAACTTCCGGACAGCAATGCCATTATCTTTTCGGGCGGTATACGCTGGGCCGTCAATGATGCGTTCGATATCGGTGCGGCCGTTTTATATGATGCCAAAGAAGACAGAACCGTTTCAAGTGATACGATAGATGGGACATTCAGCGGTTCAAGCGCCCTTCTGGTCAGCGTCGGGCTGGGCTACAGATTTTAA
- a CDS encoding OmpP1/FadL family transporter, translating to MPVLNSKIIRSFIAASILGAAFAHGAGFAIIENAASGMGSAFSSGGAAAEDASTIWFNPASMTRLKGHNAVAAAHLIVPKTDFTDTGSTYADGTPLNGPNSEGGKTALVPNFYYTAGITESLFAGIGINSPFGLGTEYDDDWVGRYHAVDTDLTTVNINPAIAYKIDDHWSVGGGVSLQYVDITMSSAVDFGALLGSPGSADGFAELSGDNSEDLSFGWNIGLLYNLNEATRFSLAYRSAVKHHVIGDADFTVPASAAPVVSTGAFTDTTLYSDVTLPASASFSAFHSLDEKLDLMLDILWTQWSVFDELRIKYDNPEQPDSVTTENYQDQWRVALGGRYHLNDDLLLRLGTAYDQKAVKSSKYRTPRIPDNDRLWVSLGLGYRLAKNVSFDLGYSHLFVNDASSDNTFESSQSSMNHTLKGDYDSSIDIFSAQLTVNF from the coding sequence ATGCCTGTACTAAATTCAAAAATCATACGCTCTTTCATAGCGGCCAGCATACTTGGTGCGGCCTTTGCACACGGTGCCGGTTTTGCTATTATCGAAAACGCTGCCTCGGGAATGGGTTCCGCCTTTTCTTCCGGCGGGGCAGCAGCTGAAGATGCTTCCACTATCTGGTTTAACCCGGCATCGATGACCCGCCTTAAAGGCCACAACGCGGTGGCAGCTGCGCACCTGATTGTCCCGAAGACCGATTTTACAGACACCGGTTCCACCTATGCGGACGGTACCCCGCTGAACGGTCCGAACTCCGAGGGCGGCAAAACGGCGCTGGTGCCAAATTTCTACTACACTGCCGGTATCACCGAATCTCTTTTTGCCGGGATCGGCATCAATTCTCCTTTCGGACTGGGAACCGAATATGACGATGACTGGGTCGGCCGCTACCATGCAGTCGATACCGATCTGACAACCGTCAACATCAATCCGGCGATCGCCTACAAGATCGATGACCACTGGAGCGTCGGCGGCGGTGTCAGCCTGCAGTATGTCGATATCACTATGAGCAGCGCTGTCGATTTCGGAGCCCTGCTGGGTTCACCGGGATCTGCCGACGGGTTCGCCGAACTCAGCGGCGACAACAGCGAAGATCTCTCTTTCGGATGGAATATCGGCCTGTTATACAACCTGAACGAAGCGACACGTTTCTCACTTGCCTACCGTTCCGCTGTCAAACACCATGTCATCGGCGATGCGGATTTCACTGTTCCCGCCTCCGCCGCGCCTGTTGTCAGTACAGGCGCTTTCACGGACACAACCCTCTATTCGGATGTCACCCTTCCGGCATCCGCATCGTTCAGTGCGTTTCACTCCCTCGATGAAAAGCTTGATCTGATGCTCGATATTCTCTGGACGCAGTGGAGCGTCTTCGATGAGCTGCGCATCAAATACGACAACCCGGAACAGCCCGACTCTGTCACGACGGAGAACTATCAGGACCAGTGGCGCGTTGCTTTAGGCGGCCGCTATCATCTCAACGACGATCTTCTTCTGCGCCTTGGTACGGCGTACGACCAAAAAGCGGTAAAAAGCAGCAAGTACCGCACCCCCCGCATTCCCGACAACGACCGCCTCTGGGTCTCGCTCGGTCTGGGGTACAGACTTGCGAAAAACGTCAGTTTCGATCTCGGATACAGCCATCTTTTTGTCAACGATGCCTCCAGCGACAACACCTTTGAATCGAGCCAGTCTTCGATGAACCACACCCTCAAAGGCGATTATGATTCAAGTATCGACATCTTCAGTGCACAGCTGACAGTAAATTTCTAG
- a CDS encoding long-chain-fatty-acid--CoA ligase, whose amino-acid sequence MQLTYPYQNFYDMLEAAAEAAPRKTAIFIEERKVSYREFLHKVDAFARFLEIAGIGVGDRIALIAPNSEEFVISVYAATKIGAVVVPINNMLKANEFAYILNDSEAKMLITSQQFGSEVKKLAAETKIEKVVWIDEAPVLDSSNIVFDEILETHRHGEESRGLSKLDDMAIIFYTSGTTGHPKGAMMSYRNLFSNMVSGSERFRVTHKDRFIVYLPMFHAFTFTVMLMLPFYTRSSFVIIPKLLPFSNIIKQTLLKRVTVFMGVPDIYNALIRAKLPWYFMWFNSIRVFISGASALSEDTLNRFNRLFRRAIMLEGYGLSECSPVVSVNPMEQQKPMSIGTPLDGYMVKVVDDEMLEVPLGQIGEIIVKGDNVMLGYLNRPESTEETIINGWLRTGDLGKMDSDGYLYIVDRMKDLIISKGINIYPRQIEEELMKLPYIRLGAVIGVKDPHSGEVPVAYVELEDDADRQVVVPNSIKKDLKAVLANFKVPKSVVIVDELPKTATGKVLKRKIKEAHQEQV is encoded by the coding sequence ATGCAACTGACCTACCCTTACCAAAACTTCTATGACATGCTTGAAGCAGCCGCCGAAGCCGCGCCCCGAAAGACGGCTATATTTATTGAAGAGCGTAAAGTAAGTTATAGAGAGTTTCTACATAAAGTGGATGCATTTGCCCGTTTTTTGGAGATAGCGGGTATCGGTGTAGGCGACAGGATTGCGTTGATCGCGCCAAACAGCGAAGAGTTTGTCATCAGTGTCTATGCGGCGACCAAGATCGGCGCGGTGGTCGTGCCGATCAACAACATGCTCAAAGCAAACGAGTTCGCGTATATCTTGAACGATTCTGAAGCAAAGATGCTGATAACCTCGCAGCAGTTTGGCAGTGAGGTCAAAAAGCTCGCTGCGGAAACAAAGATCGAGAAAGTGGTCTGGATCGACGAAGCACCGGTACTGGATTCAAGCAATATTGTCTTCGATGAGATCCTTGAGACCCACCGCCACGGCGAGGAGAGCCGAGGGCTGTCAAAGCTTGATGATATGGCGATCATCTTCTATACCTCGGGAACGACCGGTCACCCAAAGGGGGCGATGATGAGTTATCGTAACCTCTTCTCCAATATGGTCAGCGGTTCGGAACGTTTCAGGGTAACGCACAAAGACCGTTTTATCGTCTACCTGCCGATGTTCCACGCCTTCACGTTTACAGTTATGCTGATGCTGCCATTTTACACCCGAAGCTCGTTTGTCATCATTCCAAAACTGCTGCCCTTCAGCAATATCATCAAACAGACGCTTCTGAAGCGGGTGACGGTTTTTATGGGCGTTCCCGATATCTACAACGCGCTTATCCGCGCCAAATTGCCGTGGTATTTTATGTGGTTTAACAGCATCCGGGTCTTTATTTCGGGTGCATCGGCCTTGAGCGAGGATACGCTTAACCGGTTCAACAGGCTCTTCAGACGCGCCATAATGCTCGAAGGGTATGGTCTGAGTGAGTGCTCTCCTGTTGTCTCGGTCAACCCGATGGAGCAGCAAAAGCCGATGTCCATCGGGACCCCGCTTGACGGCTACATGGTGAAAGTGGTAGACGATGAGATGCTCGAAGTGCCGCTCGGACAGATAGGCGAGATCATAGTCAAAGGGGACAATGTGATGCTTGGCTATCTTAACCGCCCTGAGTCCACCGAAGAGACGATCATTAACGGTTGGCTCCGCACAGGTGACCTTGGCAAGATGGACAGTGACGGCTACCTCTATATCGTCGATAGGATGAAAGACCTTATCATCTCCAAAGGGATCAACATCTATCCGCGGCAGATCGAAGAGGAGCTGATGAAACTCCCCTACATCAGGCTGGGTGCCGTGATCGGGGTGAAAGACCCGCACAGCGGCGAAGTCCCTGTTGCCTATGTCGAGCTTGAAGATGATGCGGACCGGCAGGTCGTTGTACCTAATAGCATCAAAAAAGATCTTAAAGCGGTGCTGGCAAATTTTAAAGTGCCTAAAAGCGTGGTGATCGTTGATGAACTGCCGAAAACGGCAACCGGAAAAGTCCTGAAACGTAAAATAAAAGAGGCGCATCAGGAGCAAGTCTGA
- a CDS encoding DNA polymerase IV, whose amino-acid sequence MKIHIDLDCFFVSAERTLDKSLMGKPVGIGGRGDTKIFSHEKSRQFLNLKNSGAFVPAYFFEHRSSKQNDLHKFIDADGRIRGMLTTTSYEARAFGIKTGCTIREALQRCPGIIIKQPNMRLYQELSYKLKRFLQKRIPLIEQGSIDEFYGDLDGWVEESDVPQFINDLKNEVMAVLDLPLSIGAAYSKFTAKMATNAAKPFGTRVVYPHEVDRFIHDLPITSFPGIGRRTAAKLQGLGLNTLGEIKKHPHLFLHSTKSQRDLYERVCGIDKTPLQQERERKSIGISRTFDPEIDRKELQRRVIILSRHLSHALIRMKKLPTHYSFSIRYEMNQKAHANITVDRLFSESYLREIMIDLFTKADQYRNLKAIRLGLSCSAFTQSNHHTFSLLEYDEDSKRHRLTQSTSALREKYGLDTLQWGGEL is encoded by the coding sequence ATGAAAATACATATCGATCTTGACTGCTTTTTTGTCTCTGCCGAACGCACTCTCGACAAAAGCCTTATGGGCAAACCCGTCGGGATCGGCGGGCGGGGTGACACCAAGATATTTTCGCATGAAAAAAGCCGCCAGTTTCTCAATTTAAAGAACAGCGGCGCCTTTGTTCCGGCTTACTTTTTCGAGCACCGCTCCTCCAAACAGAACGATCTGCATAAATTCATCGACGCGGACGGGCGCATACGGGGCATGCTGACCACCACCTCATATGAGGCACGCGCTTTCGGGATCAAAACAGGCTGTACGATTCGCGAAGCACTTCAGCGCTGTCCTGGTATCATCATCAAACAGCCTAACATGCGCCTTTATCAGGAGCTCTCTTACAAACTCAAACGTTTTCTGCAAAAGCGCATCCCGCTCATCGAGCAGGGCAGCATCGATGAATTTTACGGCGATCTTGACGGGTGGGTGGAGGAGAGCGATGTGCCGCAATTTATCAACGACCTGAAAAACGAGGTGATGGCGGTACTCGACCTGCCCCTCTCCATCGGTGCCGCCTATTCCAAGTTCACCGCCAAGATGGCCACCAATGCGGCCAAACCTTTCGGTACAAGGGTGGTCTATCCGCATGAAGTAGATCGTTTTATACACGACCTTCCTATTACGAGTTTTCCGGGAATCGGCCGCCGAACGGCTGCGAAGCTTCAAGGCCTCGGCCTCAATACCCTCGGCGAAATCAAAAAGCATCCGCATCTCTTCCTGCACTCGACAAAGTCCCAACGCGACCTCTACGAACGGGTCTGCGGCATTGACAAAACACCGCTGCAACAGGAACGCGAACGCAAATCCATCGGGATCTCACGCACCTTTGACCCGGAGATAGACCGCAAAGAGCTGCAGCGCCGTGTCATCATCCTGTCGCGCCATCTTTCGCATGCACTGATCCGGATGAAAAAACTGCCCACCCATTACAGCTTTTCCATCCGTTACGAGATGAACCAAAAAGCGCATGCCAATATCACCGTTGACCGTCTCTTCAGCGAATCCTACCTTCGGGAGATCATGATCGATCTCTTTACCAAAGCTGATCAGTACAGAAACCTCAAAGCGATCCGGCTCGGCCTCTCCTGCAGCGCTTTTACCCAGAGCAACCATCACACCTTCTCTCTGCTTGAGTATGATGAGGATAGCAAGCGCCACCGCCTCACCCAAAGCACCTCTGCCCTGCGTGAGAAATACGGGCTGGATACCCTGCAGTGGGGAGGGGAGCTGTAA
- a CDS encoding aldo/keto reductase gives MQYRYIGRSGLRVSPICMGTMTFGTQVPDEKTAFAIMDRAYDAGVNFYDTAELYPVPPQGKLVGMTEEIVGRWLKTKPRESVILASKVAGAASGWFVPPIRHALTAIDRFHIERAVEGSLKRLGTDYIDLYQMHWPDTVVPIEESMEAFDRLGESGKVRYIGTSNDSAYGTMKALSVSKYEKLARFESIQNNFSLLNRRFLDELSTLAINEKISLLPYSPLGGGVLSGKYNQNPEAKGRFSDYLKSPNQRQRLMAQRFLNDKTLASTQEYIRIANEAGLHPVTLATAWSKQFDFVASTIIGATSPDQLDASLLAMELTLDDEVLRACDAVHEKILYPMG, from the coding sequence ATGCAATACCGTTATATCGGCCGGTCGGGCCTGCGAGTGAGCCCGATCTGTATGGGAACGATGACCTTCGGGACACAGGTTCCGGACGAAAAGACCGCCTTTGCCATCATGGACAGGGCTTACGATGCCGGTGTCAACTTTTATGACACCGCAGAGCTTTACCCGGTGCCGCCCCAGGGCAAGCTGGTGGGAATGACCGAAGAGATCGTAGGGCGCTGGCTAAAGACGAAACCGCGTGAGAGTGTCATCCTGGCAAGCAAAGTTGCCGGGGCGGCGTCCGGGTGGTTTGTACCGCCGATCCGCCATGCGCTTACGGCGATCGACCGTTTCCACATCGAGCGTGCGGTGGAAGGATCGCTAAAGCGTTTGGGGACGGACTACATCGACCTTTACCAGATGCACTGGCCGGACACCGTTGTGCCGATCGAAGAGTCGATGGAAGCCTTTGACCGATTGGGAGAGAGCGGTAAAGTGCGCTATATCGGCACCTCGAACGACAGTGCTTACGGGACGATGAAGGCTTTGAGCGTCTCCAAGTATGAGAAGCTGGCACGTTTCGAGTCGATCCAGAACAACTTTTCACTGTTGAACCGCCGTTTTCTGGACGAGCTTTCCACGCTCGCCATCAACGAGAAGATCTCGCTTCTGCCCTATTCCCCTCTGGGCGGGGGTGTGCTGAGCGGCAAATACAATCAAAATCCAGAGGCAAAAGGGCGTTTCAGTGACTACCTCAAGTCGCCTAACCAGCGCCAGCGTCTGATGGCGCAGCGCTTTTTGAACGATAAGACATTGGCCTCTACCCAGGAGTATATTCGCATCGCCAACGAAGCGGGTCTGCATCCGGTCACTTTGGCGACGGCATGGAGCAAGCAGTTTGATTTTGTCGCTTCGACGATCATCGGCGCCACGTCGCCGGATCAGCTGGATGCCTCTTTACTGGCGATGGAACTGACACTTGATGATGAGGTTCTGAGGGCCTGCGACGCGGTACATGAGAAAATTTTATATCCTATGGGCTAG
- a CDS encoding plasma-membrane proton-efflux P-type ATPase: MRDEHSFQMDGGLSSEQAEEGLKRHGYNEISEREESKWHRLFRRFWGPIPWMIEAAALLSAFAQRWDDFTIIMILLLVNSGVDYYQESKALNAIRVLKQKLARTALVLRDGRWVQLPSRELVPDDIIKLTIGNIIPADARLTGGGEFLSVDQAALTGESLPVQREAGEEVYANAVVKQGEMRAVVTATGKDTYFGKTVALVAKAQREEHSHFQKMVLTVGNFLIVLTVVMITVIIAVGLYRHEPTLELLVFALVLMISAIPVAMPAVLTVTMAVGGSILARKEAIVSHLAAIEELAGMDVLCSDKTGTLTQNKMEISEPYVVGLENADTLLLYAALACKEENSDPIETPIFAYLKDLGLYEKLSGYTLGKYLPFDPVVKRTEAVMTVNVDGSGLTVTKGAPQVVIELCNDRNFDKAAAYEVVAEFAHKGFRTLGVAYRTDGEEVYRFAGLVPLYNPPRDDSKEAIADAEEKGVDVKMVTGDNIAVAAYIADLLKIGDKIEDVRELKGESIEEYLILSKVLSEAMARKMRPEASEEETASLVAGIVSEVEKQLYAVELPKGSVKKHESEIIAMIEKADGFAQVYPEDKYFIVDELQKAGHIVGMTGDGVNDAPALKKADCGIAVSGATDAARAAADIVLMAPGLHVIVDAVNIARITFERMKSYAIYRIAETIRVIIFMTLAIVIFQFYPITALMIIFLALLNDIPILTIAYDNTKVRQKPVKWDMKEILVLSSWLGIAGVLSSFGLFWLLMSLMHLPLELMQSIFFVKLVIAGHGTIFNTRIDDWFFKQPLPSWKLLSASFVSALAGTLIGVYGFGLMHPIGWGWAMGMWGYAFVWFIFNDLVKMAVLRYYRKNRGTKGSDR; this comes from the coding sequence ATGAGGGACGAACATAGTTTTCAGATGGATGGAGGGCTCAGCAGCGAGCAGGCAGAAGAAGGGCTGAAACGGCACGGCTACAATGAGATAAGCGAAAGAGAGGAGTCGAAATGGCATCGTTTGTTCCGTCGCTTCTGGGGTCCGATCCCGTGGATGATCGAAGCGGCGGCCCTGCTTTCGGCATTTGCGCAGCGGTGGGATGACTTCACGATCATCATGATCCTGCTGCTGGTCAACAGCGGCGTCGATTACTACCAGGAGTCGAAAGCGCTGAATGCCATCCGGGTACTGAAGCAGAAGCTGGCGCGCACAGCTTTGGTGCTGCGTGACGGCCGATGGGTGCAGCTCCCCTCGCGTGAACTCGTCCCGGACGATATCATCAAACTCACCATCGGCAATATCATTCCCGCGGACGCCAGGCTGACCGGCGGCGGGGAGTTCCTCTCCGTAGACCAGGCAGCATTGACCGGGGAATCCCTGCCGGTTCAGCGTGAAGCCGGCGAGGAGGTCTACGCCAATGCAGTCGTCAAACAGGGGGAGATGCGAGCGGTCGTTACGGCAACAGGGAAGGATACCTATTTCGGTAAGACGGTTGCACTGGTGGCCAAAGCCCAGAGAGAGGAGCACAGCCATTTTCAGAAAATGGTTTTGACTGTCGGCAATTTTCTGATCGTTCTTACTGTTGTGATGATTACGGTCATCATCGCTGTCGGCCTCTATCGGCATGAACCGACACTGGAGCTGCTGGTCTTTGCACTGGTTCTGATGATATCGGCCATACCGGTGGCGATGCCGGCGGTACTGACCGTGACAATGGCAGTAGGGGGATCGATACTTGCCAGAAAAGAGGCGATAGTCAGTCATCTGGCGGCAATCGAAGAACTGGCCGGCATGGATGTGCTCTGCTCGGACAAAACCGGGACGCTGACGCAGAACAAAATGGAAATCTCCGAACCGTACGTTGTCGGGCTTGAAAATGCGGACACACTGCTTCTCTACGCCGCCCTGGCCTGCAAAGAAGAAAACAGTGATCCGATAGAGACACCTATTTTTGCCTATCTGAAAGATCTGGGCCTCTACGAGAAGCTTTCGGGCTATACTCTTGGAAAGTATCTCCCTTTCGACCCGGTGGTCAAACGTACCGAAGCTGTGATGACCGTCAATGTCGACGGGAGTGGACTGACCGTTACCAAAGGTGCGCCGCAGGTGGTCATCGAGTTGTGCAATGACAGAAACTTTGACAAGGCCGCTGCGTATGAAGTGGTAGCAGAATTTGCACACAAAGGTTTCCGGACGCTGGGGGTGGCGTACCGGACAGACGGGGAAGAAGTATACCGGTTTGCAGGGCTTGTCCCGCTCTATAATCCGCCGCGTGATGACTCCAAAGAGGCGATTGCTGATGCGGAAGAAAAAGGGGTGGATGTCAAGATGGTCACCGGCGACAATATCGCCGTGGCAGCCTATATCGCTGATCTGCTGAAGATAGGAGATAAGATAGAGGATGTGCGCGAGCTCAAAGGCGAAAGCATCGAAGAGTACCTGATCCTTTCAAAAGTCCTTTCCGAAGCGATGGCCAGGAAGATGCGGCCGGAGGCAAGCGAAGAGGAGACCGCCTCGCTGGTGGCGGGGATCGTCTCCGAAGTCGAGAAACAGCTTTATGCCGTCGAGCTTCCCAAAGGGAGTGTCAAAAAACACGAATCCGAGATCATTGCAATGATCGAAAAGGCGGACGGTTTTGCACAGGTCTACCCGGAGGATAAGTATTTTATCGTAGATGAACTGCAAAAGGCGGGTCACATCGTCGGGATGACGGGCGACGGGGTCAACGACGCGCCCGCACTGAAAAAGGCCGACTGCGGGATCGCCGTCAGCGGGGCGACTGATGCGGCGAGAGCGGCCGCAGATATCGTCCTGATGGCACCGGGGCTTCACGTCATTGTCGACGCCGTTAATATTGCACGCATCACCTTTGAGCGGATGAAAAGCTATGCGATCTACAGGATTGCCGAAACGATACGGGTGATCATTTTTATGACCCTGGCAATCGTGATTTTTCAGTTCTATCCGATCACGGCGTTGATGATCATCTTTTTGGCCCTTCTTAACGATATCCCGATACTGACCATAGCTTATGACAATACGAAAGTGCGACAAAAGCCCGTAAAATGGGATATGAAGGAGATCCTTGTTCTCTCTTCGTGGTTAGGTATTGCCGGTGTCCTCTCCTCCTTCGGACTTTTCTGGCTTTTAATGTCCCTAATGCACCTTCCGCTTGAACTAATGCAGTCCATTTTCTTCGTCAAACTGGTCATCGCCGGTCACGGCACCATCTTCAACACCCGTATTGACGACTGGTTTTTCAAACAGCCGCTTCCCTCATGGAAATTGCTGTCGGCATCCTTCGTCAGTGCCTTAGCCGGTACGTTGATCGGGGTCTACGGTTTCGGCCTGATGCACCCCATAGGGTGGGGATGGGCGATGGGTATGTGGGGATATGCGTTTGTCTGGTTTATCTTCAATGATCTTGTCAAGATGGCGGTACTGCGTTACTACCGAAAAAACAGGGGTACGAAGGGTAGCGACCGATAG